In Pseudomonas glycinae, the DNA window AGGGCTTGGTGGAGGGTGTTGAGGTTGTATTCGAACAGCCCGGTGAAGGTGCTGGCCGGGCCGCTGGCGGCGAGGGCGTCGGAGTACAGCGTGCCGCCGATGTGCGCGCCGCTTTCGTCGGCGATCTGTTTCAGCAGTCGCGCGTCCTTGATGTTTTCCATGAACACCGCTTTGACTTTGGCCTGACGAATCTGGGTGATCAGCGCGGCGACTTCGGCAGCGGAAGGTTCGCGTTCGGTGGACAGACCTTGTGGCGCCATGAAGTCGATGCCGTAGGCCTGACCGAGATAACCGAACGCGTCGTGGCTGGTGACGATCTTGCGGTTGCCCGGCGGCAGTGAACCGAGCTTGGCTTTCGCTTGGGCGAGGAGGGCGTAGATCTGTTTCAGGTAAGCCTGGCTGTTGCGCTCGTAGTCGGCTTTGTTGGCCGGGTCAGCAGCGATCAGCGCTTTGGTGATGTTGGCGACGTACAGCTCGGCATTCGCCAGGTTGTGCCACGCGTGAGGGTCGGGGACGGTTTCGCCGTCCTCATCCAGCGAGCGCGGAATCACGCCGCGACTGGCGCAGATCACCGGGGCTCTGGTGTCGGTGCTGGCGATCAGCCGATCCAGCCAGGGCTCGAAACCCAGTCCGTTCTTGATGATCAGCTTTGCCTTGAGCAGTGCCTTGGCGTCATCTGGAGTGGGTTCGTAAGTGTGGGCATCGGCGTCAGGGCCGACCATGTTGGTGATCTGGATATGCTCGCCGCCGACCTGATGCACCATGTCGGCAAGGATGCTGAAACTGGTGACCACCGGCAGTTTTTCCGCCGCCGATAACGACATCGACAGCATCAGGCTGAACAGCACGAGTAGAGCGCGCATCGGGAAACACCTCATTGGGATGTAAGCAAAGGCGGGCGGCGCAACAGACCGTGAACCGGTCCGAACACCACGGAAAACAGGTAACCGCCACCGGCGACCAGCACGATGGCCGGGCCACTGGGCAGCGAGTAGTGGAACGACAGCAACAGTCCAAGCCATACCGAGGCGCAACCGATGAGCGCGGCGATGGCGATCAGGATCGGCAGGCGTCGGCTCCAGAAGCGCGAGGCGGCGGCAGGCAGCATCATCAGCCCGACCACCATCAATGCACCGATCGCCTGAAAGCCGATCACCAGATTCAGCACCACCAGCGTCAGGAACACGCCATGGGCGACGGGTCCGAGCCGGCTGACCGTGCGCAGGAAAAACGGATCGAGCGTGTCGAGTAGCAACGGTTTGTAGATCAGCGCCATGGCCATCAGGCTGAGCGCCGATACCCACAACATGCCGTTGAGGGTCGGCCCGTCTACCGCCAAGGCAGAGCCGAACAGCAGGTGCAGCAAATCGAGTCGCTTGCCGGCGATGCCGAGAATCAGCACACCGCTGGCCAGCGAGATGGGATAGATGGCCGCGAGGCTGGCGTCTTCGCGCAGGCCGGTGCGTCGAGTGATCCACGCGGCAAGTCCGGCCATGCTCAGACCGGCACCGAGTCCACCGAGGGTCAGCGCCGGCAGACTCAGTCCGGCGAACCAGAACCCCAGTGCGGCGCCGGGGAGGATGCCGTGGGCGACGGCGTCACCGATCAGGCTCATTCGGCGCAGGATCAGAAACACGCCCAGTGGTGCCGTACTGCACGCCAATCCCAGACCGCCGAGCAGGGCCCGACGCATGAAGACGAACTCGTGGAACGGTTGCCATAAATGGCTCAACGTCAGCATCAGGCCACCTGCGTGTGAGGTGTTTGCTGGATGAGGTCGGCACTGCTGCCGAAAGCGCAGCCGCTCTGTCTGATCAGCAAGGTCTGTGGAATGTGTTGGCGCACGGCGGCAAGGTCATGGCAAACCACGACCAGGGTTCGTCCTTGTTCATGCCAGGCGTGCAGGTGTTGCCACAACAGTGTCTGACCCACTTCGTCTAGCGCGGCATGGGGTTCGTCGAGCAGCAGCAACGGTGTGTCGGCCAGACTCAGTCGAGCGAGTAGGGCGCGTTGCAGTTCCCCGCCGGAGAGAGCCATCAAGGGACGATGTTCCAGTCCGCTCAGGTGCCAGTCTTCCAGTGCGGATTCGAGACGTTGGGCTCTCAGTTGCGACGACAGTCGGCGTCCCCAGAAACCGGCCGCCACCAACTCTTGAAGACTGATCGGGAACTGTCGATCCAGATGCTGTTGCTGAGGCAGGAAGGACAAACCGCTTTGGCGTGGAACACCCAGTTCGACTTTGCCGGCCAGCGGTCTCTGCAAACCAGCGATGACTTTGAGCAGGCTGCTTTTGCCGCTGCCGTTGACGCCGATGATTGCCGTCAGACTGCCGTTTTCCAACCTCAGGTTGAGCGGTGCAGTGAGCGGTTGGCCGGGTATCCCCCAGCTCAGGTTGTGGCAGCGAATCATGGCTGCTCCCGGCGCCAATGACTCTCGGCGACGGCGTCGTGAGCATGAAGGCTTTCGGCGTGGATGACTCGTACGTGGAATTCGCTGATACCGGGTGAACGACGCAGTGCCAGGTTCAGGCGTCGGGCGGCGTCTTCGCAGAACATCAGGTTCTGGCCGTTGGCGAGGGCGAAGGCCTGTTCGTCGGCGCGTTTCACAGCGGTTTGCACGGCGGTGCCGAGGGCTGCTTCGGCGTCGTTGATGATAGACGTCAGCGGTAGTTCGTCGACGAATTCATCCAGGTGCAAATGCAACTGGGCGGTACTGCGCTGGCTGTGAGGTGTGGCCACGATGCCTTGTACCGAACCCAACCAGGTCAACACATCGGCGTGTTGCAGTGGCTTGTTGGCAAAGTCGTCGACGAATTGTTGCTGGATCAACTGCCTCGCCAATGCTGCAGAACATGGGCACGTTGAGGAATACGCGACGTCGATTTTCAGTTCCACGTGGAACACTTTGTTTTTTAGCTGGGCTGAAACGGTGATGGGATAGGTTTTCCATCCCGCCAAAGGACTGGCCAATGCCGGTCTTCTGAGCAGTAAATCGGTGTGGATATTCAGATAAGCGGCATCGGACAGATCTTCGTGGCTGTCGAGAAAACCCTGCAGAACCTGGCGTAGGAGAGCGGGAGAAAGGTTCTGCTGCTCCAGCGCTTCCAGCCCCAGATAGAGCCGCGACATGTGAATGCCGCGTGCATCTCCATCATCCAGACTGACGCCTGCATCCGCTTTGGCAGCCAAGCGTTGGCCTTCGATAAACACAGGTAGTGCGATGCCGCACATCCCCACCCATTCGAGAGGCAGGGCCTGGCGGGCGGCTTGCGCCGCGACATCCGGCAAAGTCAGCGCGTTCATGAGCTGTTCCATCATGGTGATTGAATTAGATGTTACATTATAACAATTCAAACCACGATGCCTTTTTCATGAACAGGCTTTCATATGCACAGACGTCACTTGCTCAACATGATGCTGGCCAGCGCGGCCTTTTTTTTGCCTTTCTCGGTGTCCGCCACGCAAATACGCAATGCGCGGCTTTGGCGTTCGGATGACAAGCTTCGGCTGGTGTTCGATCTGAGTGGTTCCGTGAGCTACAAGACCTTCACCTTGAGTGCGCCTGAAAGGTTGATCATCGATATGAGCGGGGCCAGTCTGAGTGGGGATTTCAGCCAGTTGGCGTTATCCGGCACTCCGATTCGCTCAATTCGCTCCGGGCACTTTGGCCAGGGGAACACCCGGATCGTGCTGGATCTAAGCAGCCCGGTGCAGCTCAATTCATTCTTGCTGGCGCCTCAGGATGGGCAAGGACATCGCCTGGTTCTGGATTTGATGAGCGCATCAGCAGGAGTTCCGGCGAGCGTTCCACGTGAAACACCCCAAGAAAAATCTCACCCCAAGCGCGACATCATGGTGGTGGTCGACCCAGGTCATGGCGGGAAAGATCCGGGTGCAATCGGCGCCAAAGGCGAGCGAGAAAAGGATGTGGTGCTGTCCATCGCGCAACTGCTCGCACGTCGGCTTAAGCGAGAGAAAGGCTTTGATGTGAAGCTGGTGCGTAACGACGACTTCTTCGTCCCGTTACGCAAGCGCGTGGAAATCGCGCGTCAGCACAAGGCCGACATGTTCATCTCGGTACATGCCGATGCTGCGCCGCGTCTGACGGCCTCCGGGGCGTCGGTGTATTGCTTGTCCGAAGGCGGCGCTACCTCCGCCACCGCACGGTTCATGGCGCAGCGTGAGAACGGTGTGGATCTGCTCGGCGCAACCAGCCTGCTCAATCTCAAGGACAAGGACCCGATGCTCGCTGGCGTGATCCTCGACATGTCGATGAACGCAACCATCGCCGCCAGTTTGCAACTTGGAAGCACAGTGCTGGGCAGCCTGGCCGGCATCACCACGCTGCATCAAAAGCGCGTGGAACAGGCTGGATTTGCCGTTCTGAAGTCGCCGGATGTGCCGTCAATCCTGGTGGAAACCGGGTTCATTTCCAACCCGCGGGACAGTCAGCGTCTGGTAACCGCGCGTCATCAGCAGGCCGTGGCAGACGGTTTGTTTGAGGGCTTGCAGCGCTATTTCCAGAAGAATCCGCCTGTCGACAGCTACATGGCCTGGCAGCAAGAGCAGAAAGGATCGCGGGTTTAGCAGCCAGTGATCCGGCTGCAGGTGAACTTCGCACTGCTGCCGCCTGAGCTGGAGAACCGATTGATCGTCGTCCAGCCCACGCGGCGGTTGTAACCAACCCAGGCTTCTCCATCAGATGCGATGCCGGTGAAGAACGTCAGCTGGCCATAGCGGCTGTTGGTTTGTGCCCAGTAGCGGTTTCCCGCTTTCTCGAATCCGCGCAGGTAAATCGTGCTGCCGACGGTGTTGACGCTGTAGGCGTTGCCGTTGTCATCGATGCACGCCAACAGGTTTGCGCTGCGCGTGCAATTGGCGAGTCCCGGCACTTGTGCTTCGGCCTTCAGCGTCAGCAATGTCAGGCAGATAAAAGAGTATTTCAGCGCGGTTTTCATGATGTGACTCGGCGATGAACTGATTGCAGCTTCCGGCCCTTTGTCACTTTGGGCAAGAAGAGAGTGGATTGATTTTGTTGTTATACTATAACATTATCCGGACCGGGCTTTCCGTGGCTTCCTTTTCAAGCGTCCGCTTCCCTGGTGATCCCATCGAAGCCCAAGAACGCTCGCCCCCGAGAGCCTCCAGCGCTGTTTTGCGACCGTCTGATGAGGTTTATCCAATGTCTTCCCGACTTCCCGTGACCGTTTTGTCCGGCTTTCTCGGTGCCGGAAAAAGTACGCTTTTGAATTACGTACTACGTAACAGAGATGATTTGCGCGTCGCCGTTATCGTCAACGATATGAGCGAGATCAACATCGATGGCAGCGAAGTCCAGCGTGATGTCAGCCTGAACCGTGCCGAAGAGAAGCTCGTGGAAATGAGCAACGGCTGTATCTGCTGTACGTTACGCGAAGACCTGCTTGAAGAGGTCAGTCAGTTGGCCCGTGAAGGCCGCTTCGACTATCTGCTGATCGAATCCACGGGAATCTCCGAGCCGTTACCCGTGGCCGAGACATTCACCTTCCGTGATGAACAGGGGCAAAGCCTTACCGACATCGCTCGCCTCGACACCATGGTCACTGTAGTCGACGGTATGAATTTCCTGCCGGACTACCAGGCCGCCGAAAACCTCGCCTCTCGTGGCGAATTTCTTGGTGAAGAAGATGAGCGCTCGATCACCGATCTGCTGATCGAGCAGATCGAATTCGCCGACGTCCTGTTGATCAGCAAGATCGACCTGATCAGCAGCCGCGAACGGGAAGAGCTGATGGCCATTCTCAGACGCCTCAACGCTCAGGCCGAGATCATCCCGATGGTCATGGGTGAGGTACCGCTGGAGAAAATTCTCAATACCGGTCGCTTCGATTTTGAAAAGGCCGCCCAGGCCCCGGGCTGGTTGCAGGAATTGCGTGGCGAGCATGTGCCGGAAACCGAGGAATACGGCATCGCCTCCACGGCCTATCGGGCGCGCCGGCCCTTTCATCCACAGCGTTTCTTCGACTTCATCGATCGTCCTTGGGTAAACGGCAAATTGCTGCGCTCCAAAGGCTTTTTCTGGCTGGCCAGCAAACCCACCGACGCCGGTAGCTGGTCCCAGGCAGGTGGCCTGATGCGCCACGGTTTCGCCGGGCGCTGGTGGCGCTTCGTGCCAAAGGAACAGTGGCCGCAGGATCAGGAAAGTACCGCCGCGATCATGGAAAACTGGATCGCCAGCGTAGGCGATTGTCGCCAGGAGCTGGTGTTTATCGGACAGAACATCGATTTCGCACAGCTGTCGTCGGAACTGGATGATTGCCTGCTGACCGATGACGAAATGGCGCTCGGTACTCAAGGCTGGCTACAACTACGCGATCCGTTTGGCTCATGGCACGACGAGGTCGCCTGATGCTCGCCCTGAAAACGCTGCCAGGCAGCATTCGTCATCAGTCTTTCGGCCAGACCCCGCAGGCACTGGCGAACATTCTCGACGACGAGACCAACCTCGCGGTCTGGCAGCGCCAGCTTCCGCTGCACATTGCCGAGTTCGCTGATTTGTTGTTGTCTCTGAACGAGCCTTACGCCGAGGCGCTTTGCCTGGAATTGCCGGACGAAGACGCCGAACCGGATCTCACGGGGCTGGCCAGCGGCTTTCGCGATCTGGAAGGCTACGAAGGGTTTATCAGCGACTTGAAATGGCTGGTCAGTGCCTTCGCCTGCTTGCTCGGCGCGCGGCGGATCGGCTTGCGCCTGCGTGTGCTGGACAAGGCCATGTGTCCGCGTTTTCACGTCGATCATGTGCCGGTGCGGTTGATCACGACCTATTCAGGCGTTGGCAGCGAATGGCTCAGGGAAGGGGAAATGGACCGTCGGCAACTGGGACAGCCGCAAGCCGAGCCGCGGGAAACTTCACGGATTCAGCAATTGAATCGCGGCGAAGTGGCGTTGCTAAAGGGCGAGAAATGGCACGGCAACGAAGGTTTCGGGCTGATCCATCGCTCGCCGCAACCGGCGCCGGGTGAGCGGCGGCTGATGCTGACCCTCGACTGGCTCGGATAGCGCCTCAGGGCTTGAGCCATTTCCCCTGGCTCTGGGCCTCGCAGTAGGGCTGCAAATACGCCGCATCGGTGGCCACGCCGTAATAGTGGATATCTTGACGATAAGGCATATTGGCGACTTGCGCGTTGCTGCACACGCCGAACGCGCCGGCGGGGCACTGGTCGACGTATTGAACCTCGACTTTCTGCCCGGCCAGGGTCGGCTGACAGAAGCCGTCGCTGAACAGTTTTTCCGGGATGTTGCGGTTCTGCTGGCAGACTTTCACGTCGAGCCGCTCTGCCTGACTGTGCACCACGCAGGCCTGTGCCAATGCCTGGCCCGACGCCAGCATCAGCAGCAACGACCATCCCATCCACCGCATCTTCGACCTCCAGAAAACCTTGATCATGTTGCAGAACATTCCCACCCACGTCATCGCCGGCCCCTTGGGCGCGGGCAAGACCAGCCTGATCCGCCAGCTCATGGCCCAGAGACCGGAGGGCGAACGCTGGGCGGTGCTGATCAACGAGTTTGGCCAGATCGGTCTCGACGCTGCGCTGTTGACCTGCGCCGCCGATGGTATCGCACTGGGCGAAGTGGCCGGGGGCTGTTTGTGTTGCGTGAACGGTGCGCCGTTCCAGATTGGTCTGGGGCGTTTGTTGCGCAAGGCGCAGCCGGATCGCCTGTTCATCGAGCCCTCGGGGCTCGGGCATCCGGCGCAGTTGCTGAAGCAACTGAACGAGGCGCCGTGGCAAGGCGTACTCGCCGTACAACCTTGCGTGCTGGTGCTGGACGCCCAGGCCCTCGCCGCGGGCAAACCGCTGCCGGACGCGCAGCAGGAAGCCTTGTCCAGTGCAGGCTTGCTGCTGTTGAACAAGGCAGAAAACCTCGACAAGCCCGCGCGTGAGCGAATCATTCGACAGTTGCCGCCTGTCCGACTGATCTGGGCGCAACAGGCGATGTTGTCGCTCAGCGAGTTGCCAGGTCTGGCGGTACAGGCGCAGGCCGGTGTGGATAAGTTGATCGTCCCCCAAGGGCTGGCGCAGATGCCGGCCATCTGGAGCGATCCGGCGTTGCCGATCTGCCTGAGTCAGGCCCAGGAGGGTGGTTGGAGCATCGGTTGGCGCTGGCATCCGAGCCAGGTGTTCGATGTGTCGGGAATAACTCAATGGCTGAAAAGCCTGAACTGGCGCCGGGCCAAACTGGTGATTCACAGCCCGGACGGCTGGCAGTCAGCCAATGCGCTGGACAATGCCGAGCTCCGCTGGCTGCCCAGTGAATGGCGCAAGGATTCCCGGATCGAGCTGATTTTCGACGAACCGCAGTCGGTCGGTGAATTACAGGCCGGACTGGCCTGGTGTCGGCTTCAGGCGAGCTGATTCAAGGCTTCCACTTGGTGTGTTCCTGGCGCCACTGGCTCAACTCGATCACTTCACCACGCGGCTTGGTCACTTCCACTACGGGCGGTGTGTCATCGAACGGTGCCGGGTAGGGCGCCAGTTCAATCTGCGCGCTGTGCGCGCCGAACTGGGTGATGGTGCCGTTGTGTCGGGATTCGCCGGTCACGGTAAATTCGAAATTGTAGACCCGGGCCAAGCGTCGCCGACCGCTGGCGTCCTTGATCAGGCCGATCTTCTTCAGCGCCACGTTACCGTCGAGCAACTCGACGCCGACATTCGCGCAATGCTGTTTGGCCCGCTCCAGCGCCCGCTCGCGCAAGCCGTGGTTGTGCCAGAGCCACGCACCGGCGACGGCGAACAGCATCAGCACGAAAATGTTTTCCAGGGTGAGCATTAACACGAAACTCCAAATGATGGCGTCAGCTTAACTGCGTCGCCGGTCTGTCGTACAGGCTGCGTTTCGTCGCATACTGCGCGGCTTGAATTTCAATCGTTTTACGGAAAAACCCGAATGAAACGTACGCCTCATCTGCTCGCCATCCAGTCCCATGTGGTGTTCGGCCACGCCGGCAACAGCGCTGCGGTTTTTCCGATGCAGCGGGTCGGGGTGAATGTCTGGCCGCTCAACACGGTGCAGTTCTCCAACCATACGCAGTACGGCCAGTGGGCCGGAGAAGTGCTGGCGCCGCACCGGATACCCGAACTGGTCGAAGGTATTGCCGCGATCGGTGAGCTGGGCAATTGCGATGCGGTGCTGTCCGGCTATCTCGGCAGTGCGGCGCAGGGCCGGGCGATTCTCAGTGGCATCGAGCGGATCAAGGCGGCCAACCCGAAAGCCCTTTATCTGTGCGACCCGGTGATGGGGCATCCGGAAAAGGGCTGCAGCGTACCTGCTGAAGTCAGTGATTTTCTGTTGGACGAAGCCGCTGCCGTTGCGGACTTCATGTGCCCGAACCAGTTGGAACTGGACAGTTTCTCCGGGCGCAAGCCGCAGTCGCTGTTCGATTGCCTGGCGATGGCGCGGGCTCTGTTGGCACGTGGGCCGAAAGCGGTACTGGTCAAACATCTGGATTATCCGGGCAAACCGGCGGATGGCTTTGAAATGTTGCTGGTAACGGCCGAGGGCAGCTGGCATTTGCGGCGTCCGCTGCTGGCGTTTCCGCGTCAGCCGGTTGGTGTGGGCGATCTGACGTCCGGCCTGTTCCTGGCGAGAGTGCTGCTCGGTGACAGCCTGGTGGCGGCGTTTGAATTCACCGCAGCGGCGGTGCATGAGGTGTTGCTGGAAACCCAGGCCTGCGCCAGTTACGAGCTGCAGCTGGTGCGAGCGCAGGACCGGATTGCGCATCCGCGGGTGAAGTTCGAGGCCACGCCGATCAGTCTGTAATACCGAGTTGGCCCCATTCGCGAGCAAGCTATCTACAGAGCGCCATAGATCGAAGGGCTGATCAGGCGTCGCCCTTGATTTCCTGATAGCGCTTTTCCAGCTCCTGACGGATCTGCCGGCGTTGCTGCGCCTGCATGTAGCGGCGCTTGTCTTCGCTGTTTTGCGGTTGCAGCGGCGGTACGGCGGCGGGTTTGCGCTGATCGTCCACCGCGACCATGGTGAAGAAGCAGCTGTTGGTGTGGCGCACCGAGCGCTCGCGGATGTTTTCGGTCACCACTTTGATGCCGACTTCCATCGAGGTGTTGCCGGTGTAGTTGACCGACGCGAGGAAGGTCACGAGTTCGCCGACATGGATCGGCTCGCGGAAAATCACCTGATCCACCGACAGGGTCACCACGTAGCGGCCGGCATAGCGGCTGGCACAGGCATAGGCCACTTCGTCGAGGTATTTGAGCAGGGTGCCGCCGTGGACATTGCCAGAGAAGTTGGCCATGTCAGGGGTCATCAGTACCGTCATCGACAGCTGGGCGTTTCCGGGTTCCATAACGTTCTCACGGGTCAAGGCAGGGTTGCTGGAAGAAACACCTCTGCGGGTGCCTGGTCGCTTTTCAAAAGCACCGATATCGGGACGCCAGGCAACTGGTCGCCGTCACGCCGGAAGCGATCTGTTTCCATATATTGCACCGCCTTTCAGCCGGAAGTCGCGGTGTTACCCTGCAAAAGCGCCTCCCCAAGGGCGATTCCTACACCCAAAGCGGATTTTTACTCAGCTCGCCCAGACATTTCCCATGCCTGCGTGAGCCTCGTCATTCAAGGAGCCCACACCATGCATGCCATCAGCTTTATTCAGGATCTGGCGGTGATCATGCTGGTCGCAGGTGTGGTGACCGTGCTGTTCCACCGCTTCAAGCAGCCGGTAGTGCTCGGCTACATCGTCGCCGGTTTCATCATCGGCCCCCACACGCCGCCGTTCGGCCTGATCCACGACGAAGAAACCATCAAGACCCTCGCCGAGCTGGGGGTGATTTTCCTGATGTTCTGCCTGGGTCTGGAGTTCAGCCTGCGCAAGCTGTTCAAGGTTGGTGCCACGGCCTTCATCGCGGCGTTTCTCGAAATTGTCCTGATGATCTGGATCGGCTACGAAATTGGCCGCTGGTTCGACTGGAACACCATGGATTCGCTGTTCCTCGGTGCGATCCTGGCGATCTCCTCGACCACCATCATCGTCAAGGCGCTCAACGACCTGAAGATGAAAAACGAGCGCTTCGCGCAGCTGATCTTCGGCGTGCTGATCGTCGAGGACATTCTCGGCATCGGTATCATCGCCTTGCTGTCGAGCATCGCAGTCAGTGGCACGGTGAGTTCCGGCGAAGTGTTTTCCACGGTCGGCAAGCTCTCGCTGTTCATGATCGTCGCCCTGGTGGTCGGCATTCTGCTGGTGCCGCGACTGCTGGCCTACGTGGCGAAATTCGAAAGCAACGAGATGCTGCTGATCACCGTGCTGGGCCTGTGTTTCGGCTTCTGCCTGCTGGTGGTCAAACTCGAGTACAGCATGGTGCTCGGCGCGTTCCTGATCGGCGCGATCATGGCCGAGTCGCGGCAACTGCTGAAAATCGAGCGCCTGATCGAGCCGGTTCGCGACCTGTTCAGCGCGATCTTCTTCGTCGCCATCGGCCTGATGCTCGACCCGATGATTCTTCTGCAGTACGCGTGGCCGATCGCGGTGATCACTGTGGCTGTGGTGCTGGGCAAGATGCTGTCCTGCGGTCTGGGTGCCTTTATCGCGGGTAATGACGGACGCACCTCACTGCGGGTCGGGATGGGGCTTTCGCAGATTGGCGAGTTTTCTTTCATCATCGCGGCGCTGGGGATGACCCTGCAGGTCACCAGCAACTTCCTGTATCCAGTGGCCGTGGCGGTTTCGGTGATTACCACGTTACTGACGCCGTACCTGATCCGGGCTGCCGATCCGCTGTCGATCAAGCTGTCCGCCGCCATGCCGCAGCGCCTCGGTCGAGTGTTCGGGATGTACGGCGAGTGGCTGCGCAGCATTCAGCCGCAGGGTGAGGGCGCGATGCTGGCGTCGATGATCCGGCGAATACTGTTGCAGGTCGGGGTCAATCTGGCGTTGGTGATAGCAATCTTCTTTGCCGGCGCTTTCTTTGCCGGACGTCTCTCGATCTGGATGCAGGACTGGATCAGCGATCCAAGCTGGCAGAAGGCGTTGATCTGGGGCGGGGCGTTGCTGGTGTCGTTGCCGTTCCTGATCGCGGCCTATCGCAAGCTCAAGGCGCTGTCGATGCTGCTGGCGGAGATGGGCGTGAAGCCGGAAATGGCCGGGCGTCACACGCAGCGAGTGCGCCGGGTGATCGCCGAAGTGATCCCGATCATCTCGCTGCTGGTGATTTTCCTGCTGCTGGCAGCCTTGTCGGCCAGTATCTTGCCGACCAACAAGTTGCTG includes these proteins:
- a CDS encoding N-acetylmuramoyl-L-alanine amidase, with the translated sequence MHRRHLLNMMLASAAFFLPFSVSATQIRNARLWRSDDKLRLVFDLSGSVSYKTFTLSAPERLIIDMSGASLSGDFSQLALSGTPIRSIRSGHFGQGNTRIVLDLSSPVQLNSFLLAPQDGQGHRLVLDLMSASAGVPASVPRETPQEKSHPKRDIMVVVDPGHGGKDPGAIGAKGEREKDVVLSIAQLLARRLKREKGFDVKLVRNDDFFVPLRKRVEIARQHKADMFISVHADAAPRLTASGASVYCLSEGGATSATARFMAQRENGVDLLGATSLLNLKDKDPMLAGVILDMSMNATIAASLQLGSTVLGSLAGITTLHQKRVEQAGFAVLKSPDVPSILVETGFISNPRDSQRLVTARHQQAVADGLFEGLQRYFQKNPPVDSYMAWQQEQKGSRV
- the zigA gene encoding zinc metallochaperone GTPase ZigA — translated: MSSRLPVTVLSGFLGAGKSTLLNYVLRNRDDLRVAVIVNDMSEINIDGSEVQRDVSLNRAEEKLVEMSNGCICCTLREDLLEEVSQLAREGRFDYLLIESTGISEPLPVAETFTFRDEQGQSLTDIARLDTMVTVVDGMNFLPDYQAAENLASRGEFLGEEDERSITDLLIEQIEFADVLLISKIDLISSREREELMAILRRLNAQAEIIPMVMGEVPLEKILNTGRFDFEKAAQAPGWLQELRGEHVPETEEYGIASTAYRARRPFHPQRFFDFIDRPWVNGKLLRSKGFFWLASKPTDAGSWSQAGGLMRHGFAGRWWRFVPKEQWPQDQESTAAIMENWIASVGDCRQELVFIGQNIDFAQLSSELDDCLLTDDEMALGTQGWLQLRDPFGSWHDEVA
- a CDS encoding acyl-CoA thioesterase gives rise to the protein MEPGNAQLSMTVLMTPDMANFSGNVHGGTLLKYLDEVAYACASRYAGRYVVTLSVDQVIFREPIHVGELVTFLASVNYTGNTSMEVGIKVVTENIRERSVRHTNSCFFTMVAVDDQRKPAAVPPLQPQNSEDKRRYMQAQQRRQIRQELEKRYQEIKGDA
- a CDS encoding CobW-like GTP-binding protein — encoded protein: MLQNIPTHVIAGPLGAGKTSLIRQLMAQRPEGERWAVLINEFGQIGLDAALLTCAADGIALGEVAGGCLCCVNGAPFQIGLGRLLRKAQPDRLFIEPSGLGHPAQLLKQLNEAPWQGVLAVQPCVLVLDAQALAAGKPLPDAQQEALSSAGLLLLNKAENLDKPARERIIRQLPPVRLIWAQQAMLSLSELPGLAVQAQAGVDKLIVPQGLAQMPAIWSDPALPICLSQAQEGGWSIGWRWHPSQVFDVSGITQWLKSLNWRRAKLVIHSPDGWQSANALDNAELRWLPSEWRKDSRIELIFDEPQSVGELQAGLAWCRLQAS
- a CDS encoding metal ABC transporter permease, whose amino-acid sequence is MLTLSHLWQPFHEFVFMRRALLGGLGLACSTAPLGVFLILRRMSLIGDAVAHGILPGAALGFWFAGLSLPALTLGGLGAGLSMAGLAAWITRRTGLREDASLAAIYPISLASGVLILGIAGKRLDLLHLLFGSALAVDGPTLNGMLWVSALSLMAMALIYKPLLLDTLDPFFLRTVSRLGPVAHGVFLTLVVLNLVIGFQAIGALMVVGLMMLPAAASRFWSRRLPILIAIAALIGCASVWLGLLLSFHYSLPSGPAIVLVAGGGYLFSVVFGPVHGLLRRPPLLTSQ
- a CDS encoding DUF3301 domain-containing protein, with the protein product MLTLENIFVLMLFAVAGAWLWHNHGLRERALERAKQHCANVGVELLDGNVALKKIGLIKDASGRRRLARVYNFEFTVTGESRHNGTITQFGAHSAQIELAPYPAPFDDTPPVVEVTKPRGEVIELSQWRQEHTKWKP
- the folE2 gene encoding GTP cyclohydrolase FolE2, translated to MNALTLPDVAAQAARQALPLEWVGMCGIALPVFIEGQRLAAKADAGVSLDDGDARGIHMSRLYLGLEALEQQNLSPALLRQVLQGFLDSHEDLSDAAYLNIHTDLLLRRPALASPLAGWKTYPITVSAQLKNKVFHVELKIDVAYSSTCPCSAALARQLIQQQFVDDFANKPLQHADVLTWLGSVQGIVATPHSQRSTAQLHLHLDEFVDELPLTSIINDAEAALGTAVQTAVKRADEQAFALANGQNLMFCEDAARRLNLALRRSPGISEFHVRVIHAESLHAHDAVAESHWRREQP
- a CDS encoding metal ABC transporter ATP-binding protein gives rise to the protein MIRCHNLSWGIPGQPLTAPLNLRLENGSLTAIIGVNGSGKSSLLKVIAGLQRPLAGKVELGVPRQSGLSFLPQQQHLDRQFPISLQELVAAGFWGRRLSSQLRAQRLESALEDWHLSGLEHRPLMALSGGELQRALLARLSLADTPLLLLDEPHAALDEVGQTLLWQHLHAWHEQGRTLVVVCHDLAAVRQHIPQTLLIRQSGCAFGSSADLIQQTPHTQVA
- the pdxY gene encoding pyridoxal kinase PdxY, whose amino-acid sequence is MKRTPHLLAIQSHVVFGHAGNSAAVFPMQRVGVNVWPLNTVQFSNHTQYGQWAGEVLAPHRIPELVEGIAAIGELGNCDAVLSGYLGSAAQGRAILSGIERIKAANPKALYLCDPVMGHPEKGCSVPAEVSDFLLDEAAAVADFMCPNQLELDSFSGRKPQSLFDCLAMARALLARGPKAVLVKHLDYPGKPADGFEMLLVTAEGSWHLRRPLLAFPRQPVGVGDLTSGLFLARVLLGDSLVAAFEFTAAAVHEVLLETQACASYELQLVRAQDRIAHPRVKFEATPISL
- a CDS encoding DUF1826 domain-containing protein translates to MLALKTLPGSIRHQSFGQTPQALANILDDETNLAVWQRQLPLHIAEFADLLLSLNEPYAEALCLELPDEDAEPDLTGLASGFRDLEGYEGFISDLKWLVSAFACLLGARRIGLRLRVLDKAMCPRFHVDHVPVRLITTYSGVGSEWLREGEMDRRQLGQPQAEPRETSRIQQLNRGEVALLKGEKWHGNEGFGLIHRSPQPAPGERRLMLTLDWLG
- a CDS encoding metal ABC transporter substrate-binding protein, whose protein sequence is MRALLVLFSLMLSMSLSAAEKLPVVTSFSILADMVHQVGGEHIQITNMVGPDADAHTYEPTPDDAKALLKAKLIIKNGLGFEPWLDRLIASTDTRAPVICASRGVIPRSLDEDGETVPDPHAWHNLANAELYVANITKALIAADPANKADYERNSQAYLKQIYALLAQAKAKLGSLPPGNRKIVTSHDAFGYLGQAYGIDFMAPQGLSTEREPSAAEVAALITQIRQAKVKAVFMENIKDARLLKQIADESGAHIGGTLYSDALAASGPASTFTGLFEYNLNTLHQALSQP